A window from Photobacterium leiognathi encodes these proteins:
- a CDS encoding MerR family transcriptional regulator: MYRISELAQKVGLSRSTLLYYEKLKLLTGTRLSNGYRGYTDKDVQRVKLLQQLQAGGLSLKECQACLDAQIDRELLLQRLNILDEEIAKKQKARNLLSSMLGMNSMKEWHQSMESAAPSAHLEWLMKQGFSEKQALRLKWLSKDMNEHEQYMADFEAIFDDLERLGPSCDDDSLKALEILPITSGEVLDIGCGKGVVTTLLAKHGDFHITALDNDEYNLSCVNETAIENGLEHRITTVSASMTAMPFEKQRFDVLWAEGSAYIMGVEQALKKWKPLIQANGYLVISDLVWLTDSPSQEAVDFWQQNYPDMTTSKQRIKQMRQAGFEVINHFTQSDQSWTNYLTPLQNKIAQLDDQHFTSNAIADIKNEIHIHERYLGQYGYQLFVLKNKG; this comes from the coding sequence ATGTACCGTATTTCTGAATTAGCGCAAAAAGTGGGATTAAGTCGATCCACATTACTCTATTACGAAAAGCTTAAACTGCTCACTGGCACACGCTTAAGCAACGGCTATCGTGGCTATACCGACAAAGATGTACAACGGGTAAAACTGTTACAGCAACTGCAAGCAGGTGGACTTTCTCTAAAAGAGTGCCAAGCCTGTTTAGATGCCCAAATTGACAGAGAATTATTGCTACAAAGGCTGAATATCCTCGATGAAGAGATCGCGAAAAAGCAGAAAGCCCGCAATTTACTTTCTTCGATGCTGGGTATGAATTCGATGAAAGAATGGCACCAATCAATGGAGTCAGCAGCACCTTCTGCTCATTTAGAATGGCTAATGAAGCAGGGTTTCAGTGAAAAACAAGCCTTGCGATTAAAATGGCTGTCGAAAGATATGAACGAACATGAGCAATACATGGCAGATTTTGAAGCGATCTTTGATGATTTAGAGCGACTTGGCCCTAGTTGTGATGATGACTCACTAAAGGCACTTGAAATATTACCCATTACATCCGGTGAAGTGTTAGATATCGGCTGTGGTAAAGGCGTTGTCACTACCCTATTGGCTAAACATGGCGATTTTCATATAACTGCGTTAGATAACGATGAATACAACTTAAGCTGTGTAAACGAAACAGCTATTGAAAACGGGCTTGAACATCGCATCACCACTGTTTCCGCCAGCATGACCGCCATGCCTTTTGAAAAGCAACGTTTTGATGTGCTATGGGCTGAAGGCAGCGCTTACATCATGGGTGTTGAGCAAGCACTTAAAAAATGGAAACCATTAATTCAAGCTAATGGTTATTTGGTGATCAGCGACTTGGTGTGGTTAACCGATAGTCCAAGCCAAGAGGCAGTGGATTTCTGGCAACAAAACTATCCAGATATGACCACCAGCAAGCAACGAATTAAACAAATGCGGCAAGCAGGTTTTGAAGTGATTAACCACTTTACCCAAAGTGATCAATCATGGACAAACTACCTGACACCATTACAAAACAAGATCGCTCAATTGGATGATCAACATTTCACGTCAAATGCTATCGCAGATATTAAGAACGAAATCCATATCCATGAGCGCTATTTAGGCCAATACGGCTATCAATTATTTGTATTAAAGAACAAAGGTTAA
- a CDS encoding GNAT family N-acetyltransferase, producing the protein MIIRAEKDSDITAIETLTYSAFTDHPHHEPGAEPTEHLIVNRLRDANALTLSLVAEVNNQVVGHIAFSPVLINGDATNWYGLGPVSVLPEQQGKGIGKALIKEGLAQLKERGAEGVVLLGEPEYYGRFDFKAQPELTLTGVPAEYFLALPIKDSIPAGEVSYHPAFFE; encoded by the coding sequence ATGATCATTCGAGCTGAGAAAGATTCAGACATTACTGCAATTGAAACGCTAACTTACAGCGCATTTACAGATCACCCTCATCATGAACCGGGCGCAGAGCCAACCGAGCACTTGATCGTCAATCGCCTACGTGACGCTAACGCCTTAACACTATCGTTAGTGGCTGAAGTAAACAATCAAGTTGTTGGTCATATCGCTTTCTCCCCAGTACTGATCAATGGTGACGCTACAAACTGGTACGGTTTAGGTCCTGTATCAGTCTTGCCAGAGCAGCAAGGAAAAGGGATTGGTAAGGCGTTAATTAAAGAAGGATTAGCCCAGTTAAAAGAGCGTGGTGCTGAAGGAGTCGTTCTATTAGGTGAACCTGAATATTATGGTCGATTTGATTTTAAAGCCCAGCCAGAATTAACCCTAACAGGCGTGCCTGCAGAATATTTCTTAGCCCTGCCTATTAAAGATTCAATTCCAGCAGGTGAAGTAAGCTATCACCCAGCGTTTTTTGAATAA
- a CDS encoding leukocidin family pore-forming toxin, with protein sequence MLSQLQDSSQVDYINAESWLVDETLYNNEELSFNLEQITTKILENNKRALIDFSSIVDESKKDKAKQLLRSQIGISFPEDYLVITKHKNKLMFAPVEGIDDSSIELLDAHDQEENSFNGDVNKDSSKSEHASLPHLSFYLMVKRRISPWECTFRASTLWHEYGKRRYCVNAHISLIYRVNLQRSLAFGSVAGETPDAKIVRITIDDSASGAGIHLNDSLRSGFFQAPYFLMAGYQHEWSSSAIAQDYAFSFNVSNNKAAVLKTVPRNNLNADYEKKEVSGFTLGVTVGTEMGVTGPKVKSDVTASYTQSRWLTFKTQDYRVERSTNGHKNVSFKWNRHHYATAKSLLNRSTDAVWVKTFPADLNRINPIGYKGFIPTMDVIFKAAPEALGTTTFSVGSSVNIRPIHHLTYKYFYLFGMHLKYYGTEKSPRRRISKNVRFTVDWKHPVFTGGRLVYLQLKGFNDRCIESSSSGTILTRACNQKRVSQSFIYDKHGRYVSAKDTSLCLDGDYLNQLKQCDMRLSQRWQWVKGSDKLMNVYSGNYLGYNKSTVQLGLYTQETQQISLRILTDHTDYFEKVSQG encoded by the coding sequence ATGTTAAGTCAACTACAAGATAGTAGCCAGGTTGATTATATTAATGCCGAGAGTTGGTTAGTAGATGAGACGCTTTATAATAATGAAGAACTTTCATTTAATTTAGAACAGATAACAACAAAGATATTGGAAAATAATAAGCGAGCCTTAATCGATTTTTCTAGTATCGTAGATGAGTCGAAAAAGGATAAAGCCAAACAGTTACTTAGAAGTCAAATAGGTATTTCTTTTCCTGAAGACTATTTAGTTATCACGAAACATAAAAATAAATTAATGTTCGCTCCCGTTGAGGGGATCGATGATTCTTCTATTGAATTATTAGACGCTCATGATCAAGAAGAAAATAGTTTCAATGGGGATGTGAATAAGGACTCAAGTAAGTCTGAGCATGCTTCTTTGCCACACCTTTCGTTTTACTTAATGGTCAAACGGAGAATAAGTCCATGGGAATGTACTTTTAGAGCGTCAACACTTTGGCACGAATACGGTAAAAGGCGTTATTGCGTTAACGCTCATATTTCTTTGATTTATAGAGTTAATCTACAACGTTCGCTTGCGTTTGGTAGTGTGGCTGGTGAAACGCCAGATGCAAAAATAGTTCGTATTACTATAGATGATAGTGCGTCAGGTGCGGGTATTCATCTTAATGATTCTTTGCGATCCGGATTTTTTCAGGCTCCATACTTTCTTATGGCAGGATACCAACATGAGTGGAGTTCAAGCGCTATTGCACAAGACTATGCTTTTTCGTTTAATGTATCCAACAACAAAGCAGCAGTATTAAAAACGGTTCCACGTAACAATCTTAATGCTGATTATGAAAAAAAAGAGGTATCAGGGTTTACTTTAGGCGTGACTGTTGGAACAGAAATGGGCGTAACAGGCCCTAAAGTTAAGTCAGATGTAACTGCTAGTTATACTCAATCAAGATGGTTAACATTTAAAACTCAAGATTATCGTGTTGAAAGAAGCACTAATGGTCATAAAAACGTAAGTTTTAAATGGAATCGTCATCATTATGCTACAGCTAAATCATTGTTAAATCGCTCTACAGATGCGGTATGGGTTAAAACTTTCCCAGCAGATTTAAATCGAATAAATCCTATTGGTTATAAAGGCTTTATTCCTACAATGGACGTAATATTTAAAGCGGCCCCTGAAGCTTTAGGCACAACAACTTTTTCTGTTGGGTCTTCAGTTAATATACGTCCTATTCATCATTTAACGTATAAATATTTTTATTTATTTGGTATGCACCTGAAATACTATGGTACTGAAAAATCACCTCGTAGAAGAATTAGCAAAAATGTTCGCTTCACAGTTGATTGGAAGCACCCTGTGTTTACTGGTGGTCGATTAGTTTATTTACAGTTGAAGGGCTTTAATGATCGCTGTATTGAATCTTCATCGAGTGGAACAATACTCACAAGGGCATGTAATCAAAAGCGGGTTTCGCAATCATTTATCTATGATAAACATGGGCGTTATGTAAGTGCGAAAGACACTAGCTTATGCTTAGACGGTGATTATTTAAATCAACTTAAACAATGTGACATGAGATTAAGTCAACGTTGGCAATGGGTTAAAGGCAGTGACAAATTAATGAATGTCTACAGTGGTAATTACCTCGGGTACAATAAGTCGACTGTCCAATTAGGTTTATATACTCAAGAGACTCAACAAATAAGTCTACGAATATTGACAGATCATACAGACTATTTCGAGAAAGTATCTCAGGGCTAG
- a CDS encoding GNAT family N-acetyltransferase encodes MPEQQGKGIGKALINKGLAQLKERGAEGVVLLGEPEYYGRFGFKAQPRLTLTGVPAEYFLALPIKDSIPAGEVSYHPAFFE; translated from the coding sequence TTGCCAGAGCAGCAAGGAAAAGGGATTGGTAAGGCATTAATTAACAAAGGGTTAGCCCAGTTAAAAGAGCGTGGTGCTGAAGGGGTCGTCTTATTAGGTGAACCTGAATATTATGGTCGATTTGGTTTTAAAGCCCAGCCCAGATTGACTCTAACAGGCGTGCCAGCGGAATACTTCTTAGCACTGCCTATTAAAGATTCAATTCCAGCAGGTGAAGTGAGCTATCACCCAGCGTTTTTCGAATAA
- a CDS encoding oxidoreductase, producing the protein MACSAIKTAVIGYGFSAQTFHIPFITSLKEFELTAISTTKQQQLQEDWPLIQHFDSAEALITSSNAELVIITAPNDVHFQLAKVALENGKHVIIEKPFVTKVEDGEVLIALAKEKGLMLSIYHNRRWDGDFLTVKKMIDEKRFGELKHFESHFDRFRPVVRERWKEQAADGGGILFDLGSHLLDQSITLFGLPDAITADCRVTRKGSNNVDYFHLLLHYSTHLVVLHGDMISASENKRFTIKGTGGSYEKLGIDPQEQYLVSGVMPVNEDWSAESPSQYGNFYDEQSCTPVPTVKGCYQEYYHQVAKAIRQGATCPVKAEDALLNIKLIELAIESSRLGKKIQLKDTV; encoded by the coding sequence ATGGCGTGCTCAGCGATCAAAACAGCGGTTATTGGTTATGGCTTTTCTGCTCAAACCTTTCATATTCCATTTATTACAAGCCTAAAAGAGTTTGAGCTAACGGCGATAAGCACAACTAAGCAACAACAACTTCAAGAAGATTGGCCATTAATTCAACATTTTGATAGTGCAGAAGCGCTGATAACTTCTTCCAATGCTGAATTAGTGATCATTACCGCGCCAAATGATGTCCACTTTCAGTTAGCTAAAGTAGCCTTAGAGAATGGTAAACATGTCATTATTGAAAAGCCATTTGTCACCAAGGTTGAAGATGGGGAAGTACTGATCGCATTAGCAAAAGAAAAGGGGCTAATGCTGAGTATTTACCACAATCGACGTTGGGATGGTGATTTCCTTACTGTGAAAAAAATGATCGATGAAAAACGTTTTGGAGAGTTAAAACATTTTGAATCTCACTTCGATCGCTTTCGCCCTGTGGTTCGCGAACGTTGGAAAGAGCAAGCCGCAGATGGTGGCGGTATATTGTTTGATTTAGGATCGCATCTGCTGGATCAATCGATCACCTTGTTTGGATTACCAGACGCGATCACTGCAGATTGTAGAGTCACGCGTAAAGGCTCTAATAATGTTGATTACTTCCACTTACTTTTACATTACTCAACTCACCTTGTTGTGCTTCATGGCGACATGATAAGTGCTAGCGAAAATAAGCGTTTTACCATTAAAGGTACTGGTGGCAGTTATGAAAAGCTGGGTATTGATCCGCAAGAGCAATACTTAGTTTCTGGTGTTATGCCTGTAAATGAAGATTGGTCAGCAGAATCACCTTCTCAATATGGTAACTTTTATGACGAGCAAAGTTGTACGCCTGTGCCAACAGTGAAAGGGTGTTATCAGGAATATTATCACCAAGTAGCTAAAGCAATTCGCCAAGGTGCGACATGTCCTGTTAAAGCAGAAGACGCATTATTAAACATTAAATTAATAGAGTTGGCGATAGAAAGCAGCCGTTTAGGTAAGAAAATACAACTTAAAGATACTGTCTAA
- a CDS encoding FAD:protein FMN transferase, with amino-acid sequence MASYKTRFPMMGTFIDLVVHHERGEALIKECYLQLQEFTQRFTVNQAQSELMRVNNYAGIRPVRVKPDLYALIKKSKAISVDPQNPFNVAIGPLVKTWHIGFKDAKLPTDDELAEKLQLVDPSNIILDDDYQSVYLSQTGMQIDLGAIAKGYFADRIKDFLTANGVEHGFINLGGNVLTIGYSPENASQTWNVGIQNPLAASRGDICRVVPLRDYSMVTSGINERYFEYNGQRYHHLLDGQTGKPISTNIASVTIISKLSVDGEIWSTAGFLSSIDESLSYLNRQAGIEAVLISNQGDIFVTNGLTDNGTVVQLR; translated from the coding sequence ATGGCAAGTTATAAAACGCGTTTTCCTATGATGGGAACCTTTATTGATCTTGTGGTTCATCATGAACGTGGTGAAGCCTTGATCAAAGAATGTTATCTGCAACTTCAAGAATTTACTCAACGCTTTACGGTAAATCAGGCGCAATCTGAACTGATGCGCGTCAATAACTACGCAGGCATTCGACCTGTCCGTGTAAAGCCAGATCTCTATGCACTGATTAAGAAATCAAAAGCGATCAGTGTCGATCCTCAAAATCCGTTTAATGTGGCGATCGGGCCACTGGTTAAAACATGGCATATCGGTTTTAAAGATGCCAAGTTACCCACAGATGATGAGCTTGCGGAAAAATTACAGCTTGTCGATCCGTCAAATATTATCCTAGATGATGATTATCAGTCGGTATACCTTTCTCAAACGGGTATGCAGATAGATTTAGGTGCTATCGCCAAGGGATATTTTGCTGATCGGATCAAAGATTTTCTTACGGCTAACGGGGTCGAGCATGGCTTTATTAACCTTGGTGGTAATGTACTGACCATTGGTTACTCGCCTGAGAATGCTTCACAAACATGGAATGTCGGTATTCAAAACCCGCTGGCAGCTTCGCGTGGCGATATCTGTCGAGTTGTGCCTTTAAGAGATTATTCTATGGTAACGTCTGGCATTAATGAACGTTATTTTGAATACAATGGGCAGCGATACCATCATCTTCTTGATGGGCAAACGGGCAAGCCTATTTCAACCAATATCGCGAGTGTGACGATTATTTCAAAGCTCTCTGTTGATGGTGAAATATGGAGCACTGCTGGCTTTTTATCATCCATTGATGAATCACTTTCTTATCTTAATCGTCAGGCAGGCATCGAGGCGGTATTGATCTCAAATCAAGGTGACATTTTTGTCACTAATGGCCTTACTGATAACGGTACAGTTGTTCAACTGCGCTAA